The proteins below come from a single Stomoxys calcitrans chromosome 1, idStoCalc2.1, whole genome shotgun sequence genomic window:
- the LOC106090279 gene encoding putative Dol-P-Glc:Glc(2)Man(9)GlcNAc(2)-PP-Dol alpha-1,2-glucosyltransferase, whose amino-acid sequence MQSYVAPLLLVLLFAAYSLPLFLRVFSTTQMVIDEEFHIRQGLHYCRKNFKQWDPKITTFPGLYLAALVLIPFEFCEVLGLRLISLIAAGVNVLLMYYIRRRNLGNVQSSLAALDAFTIASLPPLYFFSHVYYSDTLSLTTILLFYIFWQKGSHLHASVYAAASVLMRQTNVVWVGMAFGTMALDLVTVKYAECKQISPKDVKLYKPHVILDILKRFELLCKCLWYIFTQGCFYLIIILPFMGFVYLNGSIVLGDKRAHEASIHVPQLFYFSIFCLIFASSNTITKVKATFQALTNNTSEMIMVTIVFLLIVRFNTLVHPYLLADNRHYIFYVWQRLYGRYWWFKYCMCPVYTIAFMFVHQGIKHLRFNFKLMFWLATAIVLCFQRLLELRYFIIPFVIFRLNTRPNLKSRMAQWVELSFNILLNAVTFYVFFTKEIKWNNYKEPQRLIW is encoded by the exons ATGCAATCGTATGTTGCTCCTTTGCTATTAGTGTTGCTGTTTGCGGCCTATTCGTTGCCTTTGTTTCTGAGGGTGTTCTCCACCACACAAATGGTAATTGATGAAGAGTTCCACATACGACAAGGTCTACACTACTGCAGGAAAAACTTTAAACAG TGGGATCCCAAGATCACAACATTCCCTGGCCTGTATCTAGCCGCCTTGGTCTTGATTCCCTTTGAATTCTGTGAAGTTCTAGGCCTGCGTTTGATTTCCCTCATAGCTGCTGGAGTAAATGTCTTATTGATGTATTATATACGGCGCAGGAATTTAGGGAATGTACAATCATCTTTGGCGGCTTTGGATGCCTTTACCATAGCCTCGTTGCCACCGTTATACTTCTTCAGTCATGTCTATTACTCAGATACTTTGTCATTGACCACAATTTTGCTGTTCTATATATTTTGGCAAAAAGGAAGTCATCTTCATGCCTCGGTATATG CGGCTGCTAGCGTTTTAATGCGCCAGACTAATGTTGTTTGGGTTGGCATGGCTTTTGGTACTATGGCCTTAGATCTCGTTACTGTGAAATATGCTGAATGTAAGCAAATTTCACCAAAGGATGTAAAGTTATACAAGCCACAT GTTATTTTGGATATCTTGAAACGCTTTGAACTATTGTGCAAATGCCTCTGGTATATATTTACCCAAGGATGTTTTTATCTCATCATTATACTTCCTTTTATGGGGTTTGTGTATCTAAACGGATCCATTGTTTTGGGAGATAAAAGAGCTCACGAAGCCAGCATACATGTGCCACAG TTGTTCTATTTTTCCATCTTCTGTTTGATTTTCGCCAGCTCAAATACCATCACCAAGGTAAAGGCCACATTTCAAGCCCTTACGAACAATACAAGTGAAATGATAATGGTAACCATAGTGTTTCTGCTAATAGTTCGCTTCAATACATTGGTGCACCCATATCTCTTGGCTGATAATCGCCATTATATTTTCTATGTATGGCAGCGTCTTTATGGTCGCTATTGGTGGTTTAAATATTGTATGTGTCCTGTTTATACCATTGCCTTTATGTTCGTACATCAGGGTATTAAGCATTTGCGCTTCAATTTTAAGTTGATGTTTTGGTTAGCAACAGCCATTGTCTTGTGTTTCCAACGCCTACTGGAATTGCGTTATTTCATAATTCCATTTGTCATATTCCGCTTGAATACTAGGCCAAATCTAAAATCCAGAATGGCTCAATGGGTAGAATTGAGTTTCAACATACTGCTGAATGCAGTAACCTTTTATGTATTCTTTACCAAAGAAATCAAATGGAATAATTATAAAGAACCCCAAAGGCTTATTTGGTAA